Sequence from the candidate division KSB1 bacterium genome:
TGCAGACTCATGGCATTCAGCTCTCCTCAACAGCTCCGCCTATCAAGCAGCAGCGCGGCAAGTCAACACCTCGACGATGTGCATGACGCGGATGGAGTGTCCCTCTTTGCGCAGTCTCCCCTCGATGTTCATCAAACAGGCGTTGTCGGCGCCGATGACCAGATCAACCCCTGCTTCAACCAGATTGCGCACCTTCTCCGCCACCATGGCGCCGGAAAGATCGGGCATCTTGACGGAGAACGTACCGCCGAAACCGCAACATTTTTCCTGTCCTTTGAAAGGCACCAATTCCAAACCGCGCACATGCGCAAGCAACTTAAGGGGCGGCTCCTTCACTCCCAGTAGTCGAGTCATGTGGCAGGAGGGATGATAGGCTGCCCGCGCATGAAGCTCGGCGCCAAGATCCATGACGTGAAGGCGATTGACGATG
This genomic interval carries:
- a CDS encoding (Fe-S)-binding protein; protein product: MKVSFFATCITDIVLPRVGIKSVELLERLGCRVVFNPKQTCCGQPLTNTGYVEKAKKSMRLLIDALLEDDCEAIVSPSGSCVLQVKEFPKFFQGEDEWQSRAQVLANKTFEITDFIVNRLHVMDLGAELHARAAYHPSCHMTRLLGVKEPPLKLLAHVRGLELVPFKGQEKCCGFGGTFSVKMPDLSGAMVAEKVRNLVEAGVDLVIGADNACLMNIEGRLRKEGHSIRVMHIVEVLTCRAAA